A window from Onychostoma macrolepis isolate SWU-2019 chromosome 07, ASM1243209v1, whole genome shotgun sequence encodes these proteins:
- the fastkd3 gene encoding FAST kinase domain-containing protein 3, mitochondrial isoform X4 gives MVALFMMARTLALRLHFLSHLDDQILPSLKAFAGKRLSSPCLRTSTVCFPTCSSLSPRSVCTTERGPMFVVAGSVRPYQELLPSGSGLSLLHHLTSDEDHTFMKRLTSCTSSQQVLRLLRSYPLLSGAAAASILHRLADLEHDSARGLWKPQILLSDAGLNKLCQTLENDSARLQDEVLVRALLGCTRLYLDPQSRLVLKLMFESQKRLNLERLSVEVLCGLSRALFALEGPNSCMIKQAMSQLQNKDTAQWNTAELVAVYSMLATGLGEDGCYLELLNEMNAQALQLVQQMGPGAISEILGALFKLRHTEALPLVIALCKQAVHHVQNFADPELIVVLSALMHYGHSDHFLVEALERHVPNIAFTAHAETVTKVMQFFRRWRILSPPVFNTVAESFVYRAEEYSTWQVSQQIAALGVLGYLPPDAGRLFRKVESVLHARFSQFQPRALLDLLYACTLLQRYPLNFVSKVFSPYFMQQLQGEESSGIDHRVLAQLTQLYMTVKLECPFYDGPRLSPKFQVKSFLASGQSLETPVEPHFYNAVKSALVDLLGAQSYFASRVLTPYCYTLDIEIKLDEEGYVLPASHTDEVHKRIALCIDGSKRFAANAEKLLGKEAIKQRHLRILGYEVVQKLHRQNEDNLPQSSPSLNISCPLCENSHRLIGLKEICRRNQRMFKTWRKIFLGSLSFFFNKHSADFARCNIR, from the exons ATGGtggcactttttatgatggccAGAACACTAGCACTGAGGCTGCATTTCCTGAGCCATTTGGATGACCAGATCCTTCCATCACTGAAAGCATTTGCTGGTAAGCGTCTGTCTTCTCCCTGTCTCCGAACCTCTACTGTCTGCTTTCCCACATGTTCCAGCCTCAGTCCAAGGAGTGTATGCACCACAGAACGAGGTCCAATGTTCGTTGTTGCTGGATCTGTTCGCCCTTACCAGGAGCTCCTCCCCAGTGGAAGTGGTCTGTCTTTGTTGCACCACCTGACTTCTGATGAGGACCACACATTTATGAAACGACTCACCTCCTGTACTTCATCTCAGCAAGTTCTTCGTCTCTTGCGATCTTACCCTCTCCTCTCAGGTGCAGCAGCAGCATCTATACTTCACCGACTGGCAGACTTGGAGCATGATTCCGCACGTGGTCTTTGGAAACCACAGATACTACTATCAGATGCAGGCCTTAATAAACTTTGCCAAACACTAGAGAATGATTCAGCCAGATTACAGGATGAGGTATTGGTTAGAGCTCTCCTGGGCTGTACACGTCTCTACCTTGACCCTCAGAGCCGCCTAGTGCTAAAGCTGATGTTCGAAAGTCAAAAGAGACTGAATTTGGAACGGCTCAGTGTTGAAGTGCTATGTGGGTTATCAAGGGCTTTATTTGCATTGGAAGGTCCTAACAGTTGCATGATAAAACAGGCTATGAGTCAGCTCCAAAATAAAGATACAGCTCAATGGAATACAGCAGAGCTAGTTGCTGTTTACTCTATGCTAGCAACTGGTTTGGGTGAAGATGGATGCTATCTGGAGCTTCTAAATGAAATGAACGCTCAGGCACTTCAATTAGTGCAACAAATGGGCCCAGGGGCGATTAGTGAAATTCTAGGTGCTTTGTTCAAATTGAGACATACAGAAGCATTACCACTTGTAATTGCACTTTGCAAGCAAGCTGTCCATCATGTGCAAAACTTTGCAGATCCAGAACTGATTGTGGTGTTGTCAGCACTTATGCACTATGGACACAGTGACCACTTTCTTGTGGAAGCTCTTGAGCGCCATGTGCCCAACATTGCCTTTACTGCTCATGCAGAAACCGTAACCAAGGTGATGCAGTTTTTCCGGCGATGGCGCATTctttctccacctgtttttaaCACGGTGGCTGAGAGTTTTGTGTATCGTGCAGAGGAGTACTCGACATGGCAGGTGTCACAACAGATAGCTGCACTGGGAGTTTTGGGATACCTGCCACCTGATGCTGGGAGATTGTTCCGAAAGGTGGAGTCTGTTTTGCATGCCCGGTTTTCCCAATTTCAGCCCAGAGCCCTGCTCGACCTACTGTATGCCTGTACCCTTCTACAGAGATACCCACTTAACTTTGTCTCAAAAGTCTTCAGCCCTTACTTCATGCAACAGCTACAGG GGGAGGAGAGCAGTGGGATAGATCACAGAGTGCTTGCACAGCTGACCCAACTTTACATGACTGTAAAGCTTGAGTGTCCATTTTATGAT GGACCACGACTTTCGCCAAAGTTTCAAGTAAAGTCATTTTTGGCTTCTGGACAGTCTTTGGAGACTCCAGTGGAACCTCATTTCTACAATGCTGTGAAGTCCGCCCTAGTGGATCTGCTGGGAGCTCAATCTTACTTTGCTTCCAGAGTACTTACACCATATTGTTATACGCTAG ACATTGAGATAAAACTAGATGAAGAAGGGTACGTCTTGCCTGCTTCACATACAGATGAAGTCCATAAAAG AATTGCTCTCTGTATTGATGGGTCAAAGCGCTTTGCAGCAAATGCAGAGAAACTACTAGGCAAGGAAGCCATCAAGCAGCGTCACCTGAGGATTCTGGGATATGAAGTTGTTCAG aaactACATAGACAAAATGAGGACAATTTACCCCAATCATCACCCTCCTTGAACATCAGTTGTCCTCTGTGTGAAAATAGTCACCGTTTAATAGGGTTGAAAGAAATATGCAGAAGAAACCAAAGAATGTTCAAGACCTGGAGGAAAATCTTTTTAGGATCcctatcatttttttttaataaacattctGCAGATTTTGCAAGGTGTAACATAAGGTGA